Below is a window of Malus domestica chromosome 13, GDT2T_hap1 DNA.
aggaaaaaacaaaaaaaattagtactGGCCAAGTAAGTTAAATTTCCATTTATGCCTAAAAAATAGTACAGACAGATTGCATTATAATTCATTTATGTGTCTTCTCCGTTGTCCTCGAGAATAAGAGGAAcaatatttaacaaaaaaataaaaaataataagaggAACAAGAAAGGCTACGTAGCATTAAgtggtttagggttttgaaCTCGCTAATCTTTTAAAACATGTCACTTCATCAAATATGTCACAGTATCTGTTAGTTTTCCACTAGCATATCTCTGACATGGACGAAAATGACCCTCGATTGCCGGAAAGTTTAATTATACGAAGTATGTACATCCGTCCATTTCAAAAATCATGTGactcaaattctaattgaaatTTCATGGAATAATAAGAAGGTCATCATACTATATTCCAAGGTAATTTTCATCATATTTTTGTCGATAGTGAGCGATATCAATATTTATATTGGAATATTCATCGTAAACTATGCTATTGATATTTTTGCAAAAACCGATAATTTCAAAATCCTAGAGTACATAGCAAAAAATTTCGAAAGAGAAAGGAAACAAGGAAGAATGATTGATTTGAATAAAAATGTATGAGTTTGATTCATCATGAGAACCAAAAGGAGAGGTGGTATGTGTGAGATGAAATGAGATAGAGCCGAGGTCAGCCTCCtcttccacctcctcctctatgCAGCTATATGGGGTAGAGCTGGTGGTGGTCAAGACCACATGTTCCCATAAATGCATGAACAAAATGCCAAAGTGCTAGACTTATATATACACAGTACAGACTAATATTATTTATGCCCGGCCCCCTTTTGCTTGTACAGTTTCTGTGTCTCCTTGAGTTGCTCTCACTGTCCCCCTTACCTATCTCCATGGTCGTTTTGCCTAATTTCCCACAGGCGTGGCTACATCTTGGCCTTATTTTGCCTCCCCTCACCACTGGAAAATAGGGCTTCCATTTCATTTTTCTAACTTAGCAGGACGTGGATGTCAGTCTCATTGAATTGTCGTATACATTGGTGCCCTTTTGTTGTGGAGAAAACTTATTTTACCAACGGTTGTATACAATCATACGTCCTTCTCTTATCATGTATTTCATCACATAACTTAATGAGAGAGATACAATGATTGTATCTGATTGATGATACCCTAGAATCTCTCATTCTTTTAGCACCTAGTAGAATGTGTATCTTGAAGTAGGCTTGTGCAAGTCCATGGGATATATGTATATTGGGTTCTTCTCTATGGATGTCTTTTTGCCTTTTCACCATGAAATTGAGTTGGATGAAGGGAAGTTATTTCACTCTTTTTTATCTCCTTTGGTACTCCTCTTAATGTTTCATCAAATCTTTCATAACACAACATGATAAGAGAAATACATAATAGTATACGACTAAGACATCCCAAAACCTCTCATTCTTTTGGTAATTGGTAGTAAAGTAGGCTTAGGTAAGTCCACTGGATTTTTTGAATTTCATTCTTGGGAGGGTgcaattttcattcttattttctCCTTCTGCGCTCCTCTCATTATTTCTAACCTTAGATTTGAATAATTTAAAGCTGAATCAAGAAACATAAACCATAGTAAACAAGAGGGACAAATTTGTGGtttgaagaagagagaagaacaaccTTTCTAATAGGTACTCTAAATTTTAATCCAAGTCCAACATACACAATGGAGGGAAAGCACAGAATATAAGACAATAACTTTtgcaaatcaaatcataaaattGGGTTCTCAGTAAACATTTCCAGGGAAATTAATCAAATCCTGAAGTGGCCCCACATGCCAACTTTCCccatgtttttgtttatgtcaGTCTATTATTTAGTCTCCATCCTAAAAGGCTCCCAGAGTGGAGTTGATTTACTGAAGAATCTTCCCACCACCCTAGAATCCAAAATCCTAATGGCCTCCTCTGACTGGATGCACCTGGGAGTTTTGTACTGGTTCACAGAGGATCCCTGGGAGACGGAGAAATCCATGAGTGCATCAAAAGTCCCTTGCTTCACAATTCGGATCTCCAGTGGTCCTATGGAATTGTCCTTCCTCCTGCACCTTCGGTACACCGAGTCCAGGGACTGTTCCACTGTGGAGCAGCATTGCTCCATAATGCTGGTCTCCAGTTCTATCATGTCATTGTTTTCTTTGGTCTTGAGCTCCCAGAAGAGCACATAGTGGCCTGGGATTGAGGAGGTGTCGGCGTAGCTGGTGTACTCAATGAGGAGGAAGCCGAGGGGCTCGAGGAGGAGCTTCGCTTGCGTGACAGCGTTTAGAAGGTCTTCTTCATTGGTTTTGTCCGTGTCGATGCTCAGAACCACATTTCGCCTGTGCATGAATCTGAACTGAGGAGCTTTGTTGTGGAAGCCAGTCACCATTAGAATGTCACCAACTCTGTACCTGTATAGCCCTAtgtacaaacaaaaaataaatgataaataaTTTACTATGATGAGGTCAATTAGATCGAAAATTCACAGTTGGGTCATGAGTTAGAGAAGAAAATATGCTCTATCACCGGTTATGTACAATCATGTGTTTGTCTCTCTCATCTCATGATTAATCATGTGATGAGAGAGATAGACATATAGTTGTATACAATTGGTGACGTACAAGAATCTCTCGAATTAGTGAGCAAGATGCTCTAAAATGAATGCAGCATTTTATAGTTGCGAGGTAAATAAATTTCCTGTGCATGTTTAagagatgaaaaataaaatacatgaaGCATGTGGGTCAGATCTAAAAATATGAAGTAAGAGTACCTGTAAAAGTTGTGACAACAAGTTCATAATAGTGACCAAGCTTAACATCCATTAGATCAACCGTTTCCAAAGTTTCCTCCTCATCGGCCTTTGGGCATTCTTGACCAGAAACACCTTCGCGCGAGGCTACCTCTTCGTGGCGTTTCTCCACGGGTAGGAACTCGAAGTAGGCCATGTTCGGAAGGAGGGTGTAAGCAACATCATGCGGCTTGCTTAGCGGGTTGAAATTGATTCCGAAATAGCATTCAGAAGAAGCATACATTGTTGAAATCAAAGGCAGTCCACCAGAATAGAATTCAAGAGTTGGGATATACTGAGCCATGGAACCCGTGACTATAACCTCGATGTACTTTGTTCTTGGCCAAAGCCTCTTAACTATCCCTTCCAATGACTTGTTACTAAATTCGTGCCTGATCAAATCGGCCAACTCTGGATTCGGTTTGCTAAGGACTAAAGACACAGCAGTTCGGCAACTGGAGTCAGTGATCCAGTCACTGACAAGACCTGAGCCTATGTTTGAGCACAACTCCTCCCAGTGGTCCTCTAAGAATTTGATGGCCCGGAGAAAAGCGGACGCAAAAACTGCACCAACCCTGAGGACCTCATCCCTTTGTACTAAACCACATAGTAACTGGCAGTACATACTCTGCTTGCTGTCTGAGCACAAGATGGTCGCATCCGGGCTTGTGTAGATGTTAAACCGATTGAAAGGGCGGTTGCGAAAGTTACTGCTCTTGTAGTAGCTGGTCAGGACAGGCCTTGCCACCATTCCTGAAGGAGTACTAATTTCCGGTTTGATAAACAAGAGGTACATTCCTTTCCCTTGGTCCAAGCCATCCACATACCTGAATTTGGAACAATGAGAATTTCTCAATTGCCTTGTTTTTTCACTGTTACATCGATTTAGAACGATggaaaaatttaatataaaacacaaaaggagtAAAAAAGGTAGCTTCTCACTTGTTCATCACCGGCACAAGGAGATTATAAAAGAATGTCTTCCTGTCCAAGTCTTCAACAGTCGAAGGCATCATCTTCGGCTGTCCTCCTGAAGTTCCTGAGCTGTGAAAGACATAACTATTAGAACAAAAAatattcatgaaaaataaaattaaaaaattatcctTGTATCCAAATATTCATACCTGGTGAGGAGCTCAGTGATTTTTTGAGCCGAGATGATCTCAGACGGCTCTCCATTGGCAATTCGCTCGATGTAAGGCTTGACATCTTCGTAGTTCACAACAGGAACTTTCTTCTTGAAATCTATCTTGTCATGGTGGCCATTGAGAAACCCCTTCAGATATTCGGTCTGCGCATTTTTCGATAGTATCTCTTCCAACACCTGCTGCTGTACTTCATACGCATTTGTTGTCAGGTCCTCCAGAAGCTTCAAACCATACTCACTGTCATTTGGATTAAAGCTGGGAATCATCCTTGCCAACATTAGGAGGGAAAACTAAAAAGCAAATTTCGGTTCAAAGCTCGCTCTACGACATGTAATTTACTGTGTCAGAAGCAATGAATCGAAAAAGTAATCGGAGTTTCGGTCTGATTTGATCAAGTAGGACTTGAAACTTTTAGAAAAAGCAgatttcctcttccttttttAACTGAATTTTGTAATATGGAAAGGTGCCTTGCAGGAGAAAGAAAGTGCAAGAGGAGTGAAAATGCTTAACGAGCAAAGGAAGAGAAAGTGCAACATATTTGTATGAGCCATTTGTCTTGCAATTGAAGGCTTCTCAACGTGGTTTCTGTGTAGCAGCTGAGAAGAAAGGGTGGAGGGAAATGATTAAATACCAGATTCTGGAGGGGATTTTGGGAAATGATGttattcaaaacaataaaagataaataaaaagaaggTAATGTGAGGGAAGTTGAGGAGGCTATGGAGGTCCTACGCACGTGCCCTTGTCTGGTAAGCTgtgaataatattttaaaaaatgatgggtcaaattcaaaggctttttagctaaaacaatctttaaaattttcataGCTTCTTATTTTAGTCATTGACATTAAAAAATGATAGAAATGGTCTATAAGTTTGTTCGCCgttaatcattttggtcattctttgAAAAATCTCCGTTAAATGGAAAAGCAAATAGAGATGATGATTggacaaaaatactctcaatttaACGAGAATTTTTCACAGAATGACCCAAATGATTGACGGTAGACAAATTCAGAGATGgcttatattttgatttttaatgtCAAAGATCAAAGTGATGAATTATACCAATATGAGAgatcattttagctaaaaagccaaCTCAAAACTACCTTCAATTTTACCTTCTTTTCCTGCAGAACAAACTATatgatacaatttttttttatataatttcaaACTCAAAGCAACAGATAAGCTTGGTCTGCATTTTAGCATTCAGCCATAACTGCCAGTAGTGCTGCCAAAAACAATACTCTGTCTAATTAGCCAGATGGAATGAGAAatcacaaataaacaaaaaagcaaACAACAAAAGACTTAGATGAAAACAATAACTAACTAAAATACCGCATATGTAGCTTAGATCCGTTGACCAGAACGTCGTTTACTGGTCTCTTGCACTCGAGTTTTACTCCCTCAGTAAAAGTCCCTGCAAGATGTCCAattgctttttattttattttatttaaacttttttttatgaaagaaTCAGACAAAGCCATCAAAATATAGCAATCGTGGACAAGCTCTGGCTTCTGATAGAAACAGAGATTTTTACAGGAAACATCTTTTTAAGAAGGGGGCTGATAGATTTATTCATGGTTTTCCTGATTTCAGCAGACATTTTGTCAAACAGTTgattaaacttaattaagacAGAAATAATTATGCTCCAAAGGCCAAAACCAGTTAGGAGGATCCTCATCGGATCTTTTTTGTAGGATTCTCCAATTACATCTATTCATCGTATATCTTGCGgtaaaaaatcattataaatttttttatttaaaattgaatataaatagtatctgacaaaaactgaccacacgatatacgataaacagatgtgattggaggatttCGGAAATCCACAAAAAAAAGAATCCGGTAAGGATCCTCcatccaaaaccaaaactaaTCGGGGTTTATTTGGCTGCTAATTGGACTGATTTGAAGCAGACAAAACCTGCCCACAAGGTGATTTGGGAGCTTCCACCACCAAGCATTGCACTAGACCCACGTAAAAGACTTTTGTGGccctaaaataaaatgaaatcttTTCAGGCTAATGATTTGTTTCCTCATTGTTTAAGATCTAATGAAGCTCTCAAATCAATATCCCACTCCTAATATAATACTAGGATGTGTCTAAAGTAGACCTGACAGTttatgacacgacacgaaaataacgagtTTCGAGTCAACatgataacttatcgggtcattatcgagTGACCCGTTAAGAATCTACGTGTAACACGTGAGTAATCCGttttgacccgttaagaaaaaattattttgataattttaaagtttaattactaaaaaatttattataaaatacaatagccatattaatatatacaatatattctatattaaatatatagttttgtattattattctatataagttttaaaaaaaagttttagtcattatttatttttattatgagagttccttattatcattagtaGGATCAATTTTACTTAATGtagttgtccaaaattaaaataaactaatatagtatttgtataggcaaaaactaagaagacatacatacaagtatgaaaaatgtgaaagaatatataaacactcgtgatttatcattattcctccacgagtacaaaatggttacacttacattattgtttagatttttaaaatcctccaaaccttcatgaataatgttttttatttgatggcaaaattaataataataagggagttttaacgaaaagcccacggtaatgtttactttaacgaaaaaccacattttgacactaaaaactcaaactggtactattcattttaccctttattttgtccttataattaaaactcaaagttttcaagccattttcattaattttccttaataaTTAtcgtagaagtgtaaaaaatgtaaaaaaaatatacaatcactcatagtgacaaactttacaactttcacgaaagggtcagcttcgaaatccaacactataattcataaaccttaaatttatatttaaccgtcgattgctatttacgctttattcttcttattgaatttcatttttaaaattttctttttttttaaaacatgatcatctggtggatataagaagatgaacggttcagatctttgatatcatgtTTCAATATTTACTGTTAActaaaatatgagtcgatgtcatatagtttgtagaaactttataaacatcaagcaatattttcactaaccgtaaaactctgaatataatatcaacgatccaaaccgtcatcttcctgcatcctctaatagatcaagttttcaaaaaaaaaaaatctgaaaaaacaaaattttgatgagaacaatgaagcgtaaatgtaaacaacaatcaacggttaaattttgatttatgatttatatgattatagtggcgaatttcgaaattaagctcttcatgaaagttgtaaagcttgtcattatgagcgtttatatatatttttctatatttttttacacttctacattaattaaaaaactattaaagactttaggtaagtgaaaatatacttaaaagaaaaaatacatttttatgttttggatgtgacaatatgatatgtatatacttatttagtattatgtttttcatttgattatttattggtttaaaatatattttccttaaccgGTAACGGgacgggtcatattacctgttaatattatcgggtcgattttgagttgggtcattttacccgtttattttaacgggtgttacacgactcgacccgttaagatatcaggtatgacacgaacacggaaaacacgacatgAATGCCAGGTCTAGTCTGAAGTCACCATATTTGAGATATTACAGCTGGGTAAGAATATGTAATCTTGATCAAAATCTTAACATCCATGCACCAAATCTCATCATTTAATTGCTTGCAATTAGATGCAGAGTCATGACGAGGCCAGGATGGTCCCATGCCTATCTTGATATTTTTTTCACACATTAAAGTTTAGTattatgcttatgattttcaagaTTTCCCCGTAAGCTCAAGGCCCTAATCCAAcgtttttactttaatttcgtTTATCGAGTTTGATTTGAGGTTGGTGGCTCCTATGGAGTTGAGGCCGTTTGTTGCTTGTGAGTTTTAAGGAGGACTCTGGTCTAGGAATTAGtggaaggagaggaagaaagtcAGAGAGGCTTGAGGTTTATGTTCAACAAAGAGGATGATGAGAACAATACCGTAACAGATCCA
It encodes the following:
- the LOC103452502 gene encoding indole-3-acetic acid-amido synthetase GH3.17-like; translation: MLARMIPSFNPNDSEYGLKLLEDLTTNAYEVQQQVLEEILSKNAQTEYLKGFLNGHHDKIDFKKKVPVVNYEDVKPYIERIANGEPSEIISAQKITELLTSSGTSGGQPKMMPSTVEDLDRKTFFYNLLVPVMNKYVDGLDQGKGMYLLFIKPEISTPSGMVARPVLTSYYKSSNFRNRPFNRFNIYTSPDATILCSDSKQSMYCQLLCGLVQRDEVLRVGAVFASAFLRAIKFLEDHWEELCSNIGSGLVSDWITDSSCRTAVSLVLSKPNPELADLIRHEFSNKSLEGIVKRLWPRTKYIEVIVTGSMAQYIPTLEFYSGGLPLISTMYASSECYFGINFNPLSKPHDVAYTLLPNMAYFEFLPVEKRHEEVASREGVSGQECPKADEEETLETVDLMDVKLGHYYELVVTTFTGLYRYRVGDILMVTGFHNKAPQFRFMHRRNVVLSIDTDKTNEEDLLNAVTQAKLLLEPLGFLLIEYTSYADTSSIPGHYVLFWELKTKENNDMIELETSIMEQCCSTVEQSLDSVYRRCRRKDNSIGPLEIRIVKQGTFDALMDFSVSQGSSVNQYKTPRCIQSEEAIRILDSRVVGRFFSKSTPLWEPFRMETK